Proteins from a genomic interval of Pseudomonadota bacterium:
- a CDS encoding AarF/UbiB family protein yields the protein MYILNIDRTYRNIKRYRQIIGVFISYGFGGIIEQLNIDYYLALGKNIITLNRSGRKQLIRYNNAQRFRMALEELGPTFIKLGQLISTRHDFIPPAVISELKKLQDNVPPFAYEEVVTVIESSMDAKIHEVFPEFNVEPVAAASIAQVHKARLISGEQVAVKVQRPGIAATIETDIDIMMNLARLLARHVQELQIYDPVGLIKEFAKTIRKELDFQIEGRHADRFAANFKDDANVFIFSIHWDVSTREVLTMDWVEGIKIDQLPALIEAGLEPKIIAENGATLILRQVLEFGIFHGDPHPGNLLVLPGNVIAPLDFGIVGHLDEELKQLVLDLVLAIINRDIRQLTNILSTVGVIDEDLINMRELHADLYDFVDRYYGIPLHQLEVAILIKDFIAITSHHHIRFLPDMMLLVKTLVTIEGVGRKLNSEFDMISHASPFVKELLAKRMSPKYLSKIAWRQLRELQNLLKILPRETQEILKKLSKGKLKIEFEHVGLDPLGKNLDRITNRLSFSLIVSAIIVASSLIMQTNTGYMFMGYPVLGIIGYLVAGGLGSWLAIAILRSGRM from the coding sequence ATGTATATTCTGAATATTGACCGGACATACAGAAATATCAAAAGATACCGCCAGATTATCGGGGTTTTCATCAGCTATGGCTTTGGCGGTATCATTGAACAGCTTAATATTGACTATTACCTCGCCTTGGGGAAAAATATCATTACCCTCAATCGAAGTGGGCGTAAACAGCTTATTCGCTACAATAACGCCCAGCGCTTCAGAATGGCACTTGAAGAGCTGGGCCCCACTTTTATCAAGCTTGGGCAGCTGATCTCAACCCGCCATGATTTCATCCCCCCGGCGGTTATTAGTGAATTAAAAAAATTGCAGGATAATGTTCCGCCCTTTGCCTATGAAGAAGTGGTAACGGTGATAGAATCGTCCATGGATGCCAAAATCCATGAAGTTTTTCCCGAATTCAATGTTGAACCAGTGGCTGCTGCTTCAATTGCTCAGGTACATAAAGCCCGGCTGATTTCCGGAGAGCAGGTTGCGGTAAAAGTGCAGCGTCCGGGCATTGCGGCCACGATTGAAACCGATATTGACATTATGATGAATCTGGCTCGCCTGCTTGCCCGACATGTACAGGAATTGCAGATTTATGACCCTGTGGGGCTGATCAAGGAATTTGCCAAGACTATTCGTAAAGAACTTGATTTTCAGATTGAAGGACGCCATGCAGATCGTTTTGCGGCTAATTTCAAGGATGATGCAAACGTTTTTATTTTTTCGATCCACTGGGATGTCAGTACCCGTGAAGTTTTGACCATGGATTGGGTGGAAGGAATTAAAATTGATCAGCTGCCGGCACTGATAGAAGCCGGCCTTGAACCGAAAATTATTGCTGAAAACGGGGCGACATTAATTCTACGACAGGTGCTGGAATTCGGAATCTTTCATGGCGATCCCCATCCGGGTAATCTTCTGGTTTTGCCGGGAAATGTCATTGCCCCATTGGATTTTGGTATTGTCGGCCATTTGGATGAAGAATTAAAGCAGCTGGTTCTGGATTTGGTGCTGGCCATTATCAACCGTGATATCCGGCAGTTAACTAATATCCTGTCAACGGTGGGGGTTATCGATGAAGACCTGATTAACATGAGGGAGCTGCATGCCGACCTTTATGATTTTGTCGACCGCTATTACGGTATTCCCCTGCACCAGCTGGAAGTTGCCATTTTAATTAAAGATTTCATTGCTATTACCAGTCATCATCATATCCGTTTTCTTCCTGACATGATGCTGCTGGTCAAAACCCTGGTTACCATCGAGGGAGTGGGCCGTAAGCTTAATTCTGAGTTTGACATGATCAGTCATGCCAGCCCTTTTGTCAAAGAGCTGTTGGCAAAGCGCATGTCGCCGAAATACCTGAGTAAGATCGCCTGGCGTCAGTTGCGGGAACTGCAGAACCTGCTGAAGATACTGCCACGGGAAACCCAGGAGATTCTGAAGAAACTCAGTAAAGGAAAACTGAAAATTGAATTTGAACATGTGGGGCTGGATCCACTGGGAAAAAATCTTGATCGGATAACCAACCGATTATCATTCAGCTTGATTGTTTCGGCCATTATCGTCGCCTCTTCGCTGATTATGCAGACCAATACCGGTTATATGTTTATGGGCTATCCGGTACTGGGAATTATCGGCTACCTGGTGGCGGGAGGTCTGGGGTCCTGGCTGGCGATTGCCATACTGCGGTCGGGGAGAATGTGA
- a CDS encoding phasin family protein — MEISTLARKFMLLGIGALSLTEERLEQIISGMVKKGEISSQEGRDLVQEMLKKIKQEKGDLSEKIKKEFNSLMDKVEVPKQSEIDELKQRIAELEAKLEQLHPAE, encoded by the coding sequence ATGGAAATCTCTACGCTTGCGCGAAAATTCATGCTGTTGGGAATTGGCGCTTTGTCTTTGACCGAGGAACGTCTGGAACAGATTATCTCCGGCATGGTTAAAAAAGGAGAAATAAGTAGTCAGGAGGGTCGTGATCTGGTTCAGGAAATGCTGAAAAAAATCAAGCAGGAAAAAGGTGATCTCTCTGAAAAAATCAAAAAAGAGTTTAACTCTCTGATGGATAAAGTGGAGGTGCCAAAACAAAGTGAGATTGATGAATTAAAACAAAGAATTGCTGAACTTGAAGCGAAGCTTGAGCAACTTCATCCGGCGGAATGA
- a CDS encoding hybrid sensor histidine kinase/response regulator, with translation MTKQRKKQSKIHVVLIEDSSVTAAIITSKLAEITEYRLSHYPSGEDFFARFNLRSTPDVFLIDSIIDDTSGNQLTSGVDIVTRLKTVNRYKNIPVIMLSTVGDEDDPSFKQMVKTFYYQQKIRGLMAGAADVIYKPHGIDLESDPSSFPVDELLYKVKILTQRRLLQLELRRKNRHLRQKNRELAKLNHNYINVLSFVSHEFRNSLVVIGGFLRRLLRKVKGEAEQRDLNSIISNCEFMEDMIDRYLILSRIETGRLRLNVTEIDDFYPIIIEPVFKRLGKKKLIERIEYDGPLKLTEIQLNADRYLLQIVFSNLFNNAIKYGSSEGKIRYGVEPQEKGLRFHVWNEGPGIAADKINQVFRRFQRLKDKNIPEQKGIGLGLYNVKEIVDLHGGKIWVESEYGKWVDFIFWLPELSA, from the coding sequence ATGACCAAGCAAAGGAAAAAACAGTCGAAAATCCATGTGGTCCTGATTGAAGACAGTAGTGTTACCGCTGCAATTATTACCAGTAAACTTGCTGAAATTACGGAATACCGGCTTTCCCACTACCCTAGTGGGGAGGACTTCTTTGCCCGTTTCAATCTCCGGTCTACCCCTGATGTTTTTCTGATTGACAGTATTATCGATGATACTTCGGGGAACCAGCTCACCAGTGGGGTGGATATTGTTACCCGGTTAAAAACTGTTAACAGGTACAAAAATATACCGGTTATAATGTTGTCCACCGTTGGCGATGAAGATGATCCAAGCTTTAAGCAGATGGTCAAAACTTTTTACTATCAGCAGAAGATCCGTGGTCTGATGGCTGGAGCTGCTGATGTTATCTATAAACCACATGGTATTGATCTTGAGTCAGATCCTTCATCCTTCCCTGTTGATGAACTGCTTTACAAGGTCAAGATCTTGACCCAAAGACGTCTTTTACAGCTGGAGCTTCGCCGAAAAAATCGCCATCTACGGCAGAAAAATCGTGAGCTGGCAAAGCTGAATCATAATTATATTAATGTTCTGAGCTTTGTATCCCATGAATTCAGAAACTCGCTGGTGGTTATTGGTGGTTTTCTCAGGCGTCTGTTAAGAAAAGTTAAGGGAGAGGCCGAGCAGCGTGATTTGAACAGCATTATTTCCAATTGTGAATTCATGGAGGATATGATTGACCGCTACCTTATCCTCTCACGGATTGAAACGGGTCGACTGCGTTTAAATGTGACGGAAATTGACGATTTCTACCCAATAATTATTGAGCCGGTTTTCAAACGTCTGGGGAAAAAAAAGCTGATTGAGCGAATCGAATATGATGGCCCGCTTAAATTGACGGAAATCCAGCTGAATGCTGATCGCTATCTCCTGCAGATAGTGTTCAGTAATCTTTTTAACAATGCGATAAAATACGGCAGTTCAGAGGGTAAAATTAGATATGGAGTGGAACCCCAGGAAAAGGGTTTGCGTTTTCATGTGTGGAATGAAGGCCCTGGTATTGCTGCAGATAAAATAAATCAGGTTTTTCGCAGATTTCAGCGGTTGAAAGATAAAAATATTCCTGAGCAAAAGGGTATTGGCCTGGGGTTGTATAATGTAAAAGAAATTGTTGATCTGCACGGCGGCAAAATCTGGGTTGAAAGTGAGTATGGAAAGTGGGTTGATTTCATCTTCTGGCTACCGGAATTATCTGCTTGA
- a CDS encoding GGDEF domain-containing protein: MEQFYISVARIAKKTLNHMVAHHTPLLPDLYSKYFYVFLDEVDQEIKELIDSKDGNGNRELKKQQECTMEIVDSVVEVINGLDHSTKSHNQNLEDHEQKLKGMEKVVDLVELKKIISDEIGKVRESNVSLQHKLTKAQQDVNVLQSQLAKITDLATIDELTGLYNRRALFSRLVEEHSRVERYKENFSLMIFDIDDFKQVNDNYGHQVGDAVLKNLAHFLKGNLRTSDFISRFGGEEFIAILPSTEMEKAKQVAEKMRHMLGKKVFEDKAAKVKIKITVSIGISQCTPGDSVDNLIKRADDALYMAKNNGKNAIFTEIDLPASK; the protein is encoded by the coding sequence ATGGAACAGTTTTACATTTCAGTGGCAAGAATAGCCAAAAAGACCCTCAATCATATGGTTGCCCATCATACTCCTTTGCTACCTGATCTATACAGCAAATATTTTTATGTTTTTCTCGATGAGGTTGATCAGGAAATCAAAGAGCTTATCGACTCTAAGGATGGTAACGGAAATCGCGAGCTAAAAAAGCAGCAGGAATGCACTATGGAAATTGTCGACTCGGTTGTAGAGGTCATAAATGGCCTTGATCACTCGACAAAATCTCATAATCAAAACCTGGAAGATCACGAACAAAAACTGAAAGGCATGGAAAAGGTTGTTGACCTGGTTGAATTGAAAAAAATAATCAGTGATGAGATTGGCAAAGTTCGGGAAAGCAACGTTTCCCTGCAGCATAAATTAACCAAGGCGCAGCAGGATGTCAATGTGCTGCAATCACAACTGGCTAAAATTACAGATCTGGCAACCATCGATGAATTGACCGGCCTCTACAATCGTCGGGCGCTTTTCAGCCGCCTGGTGGAAGAACATTCACGGGTTGAACGCTATAAGGAAAACTTCAGCCTGATGATTTTCGATATTGACGATTTTAAACAAGTCAACGATAACTATGGCCATCAGGTGGGTGATGCCGTTTTGAAAAACCTGGCCCATTTTCTCAAGGGCAATCTGCGAACCTCTGATTTTATTTCCCGCTTTGGTGGTGAAGAATTTATTGCCATTCTGCCTTCAACCGAAATGGAAAAAGCTAAACAGGTGGCTGAAAAAATGCGCCATATGCTGGGGAAAAAGGTTTTTGAGGATAAAGCAGCTAAGGTTAAAATCAAAATAACCGTCAGCATTGGCATCTCTCAGTGTACCCCCGGTGATAGCGTTGACAATCTGATCAAACGAGCTGATGATGCCCTCTATATGGCCAAAAATAACGGGAAAAATGCCATATTTACTGAAATCGATCTGCCGGCCTCAAAATAG
- a CDS encoding TatD family hydrolase, with product MHLFDSHSHVNMEVFADDLDQVLERAFAAGMAGIVAIGTNVSDSIRGVELAEQWPHVYATVGIHPHEVKNADEHSYHILKALADNQKVVAYGEIGLDFYRNHSPREVQVKEFARQLGYAAELRLPVVIHDRDAHQEVLEIIKAEQGYRYGGIIHCFSGDYTLAATYVDLGFMISIPGTITFSNNQLQAEVVKHLSLDDLLIETDCPYLTPVPYRGKRNEPLYVQYVAEAIGKIKGVSAEVVAEKTCSNARRVFGIKG from the coding sequence ATGCATCTCTTTGACAGTCACAGTCATGTTAATATGGAAGTCTTTGCCGATGATCTGGATCAGGTACTGGAACGGGCTTTTGCAGCCGGGATGGCCGGTATTGTTGCCATTGGCACCAATGTCTCTGATTCCATCAGGGGGGTGGAATTAGCCGAACAGTGGCCACATGTTTACGCCACAGTCGGCATCCACCCGCATGAAGTGAAAAATGCCGATGAGCATAGCTATCACATCCTGAAGGCGCTGGCAGACAATCAAAAGGTGGTGGCCTACGGTGAAATAGGCCTTGATTTTTACCGTAACCATTCTCCTCGTGAAGTCCAGGTGAAGGAATTTGCCCGCCAGCTGGGTTATGCTGCCGAGTTGCGATTACCGGTAGTCATTCACGATCGTGATGCCCATCAGGAAGTTCTGGAAATAATTAAAGCAGAGCAGGGCTATCGATATGGTGGGATTATCCATTGTTTTTCCGGCGATTATACACTGGCGGCGACTTATGTTGATCTTGGTTTTATGATTTCCATCCCCGGGACCATAACCTTTAGCAATAATCAGCTGCAGGCCGAGGTAGTCAAACATCTTTCGCTGGATGATCTGTTGATTGAGACTGATTGTCCCTATCTAACCCCGGTTCCTTATCGGGGAAAACGCAATGAACCATTGTACGTGCAATACGTGGCTGAGGCAATTGGAAAAATTAAAGGGGTATCAGCTGAAGTGGTAGCGGAAAAAACCTGTAGTAACGCCAGGCGGGTTTTTGGGATTAAAGGTTGA
- a CDS encoding creatininase family protein — MIITNMTMSEFSAGLEKTQTVCIPFGSTEEHGFHLPLDTDTIQVYEVLKMVAEKLPVFIAPPVHYGVCRSTSNHPGTIGIQSKTLRALTRDIVESLYRQGLRYFILISGHAGKTHMNALLEAGEELLQEYADMKMAIICEYELAREVSRKYVDTEDDSHAGEIETSRLLYLQPELVQGSSPEEYPDFPRFILVRNKQAYWQHGVWGNPGKASRDKGEKYCRLTADALRVFIQQFEGFMERS, encoded by the coding sequence ATGATTATTACTAATATGACCATGAGCGAATTTTCGGCCGGGTTGGAAAAAACTCAAACGGTATGTATCCCTTTTGGGTCCACGGAGGAACATGGATTTCATCTGCCCCTGGATACCGATACTATCCAGGTTTATGAGGTGCTTAAAATGGTGGCGGAAAAACTGCCGGTATTTATCGCTCCCCCGGTGCATTATGGGGTTTGCCGCAGCACGTCCAATCATCCGGGAACCATCGGCATCCAGTCAAAGACCCTGCGGGCGCTGACCAGGGACATCGTTGAATCCCTGTACCGGCAAGGGTTGCGTTACTTCATCCTCATATCCGGCCATGCCGGCAAAACCCACATGAACGCTTTGCTGGAAGCTGGAGAAGAACTTTTGCAGGAATATGCGGACATGAAAATGGCAATCATCTGCGAATATGAGCTGGCCCGGGAGGTAAGCCGAAAATATGTGGATACTGAAGATGATTCCCATGCCGGCGAGATAGAAACCTCCCGTCTGCTTTATCTGCAACCTGAACTGGTTCAGGGAAGCAGCCCGGAAGAATATCCGGATTTCCCCCGTTTTATCTTGGTACGCAATAAACAGGCTTACTGGCAGCACGGCGTCTGGGGCAACCCCGGTAAGGCAAGCCGGGACAAGGGGGAAAAATACTGTCGGCTGACTGCTGATGCACTCAGAGTATTTATTCAGCAATTTGAAGGATTTATGGAGCGCAGTTAA
- a CDS encoding pyridoxal phosphate-dependent aminotransferase encodes MIRLASRVQQIKPSPTLAISAKAKAMQAAGVDVINFGAGEPDFDTPENIKTAGIKAIQDGFTRYTAVPGIPELKKAIQQKLERENGLKYETDEIIVSCGGKHSFYNMAQALLDPDDEIIVPSPYWVSYPPMIQLAGGKAVIIPTTEDQGFKITPEQLRQHISEKTRAVVINSPSNPTGSAYSPAELQELAVVIAENNILIISDEIYEHIIYDDFTQQSIAAVSPQMKERTIILNGVSKSYAMTGWRIGFTAAPASLVAAMTKIQSQSTSNPTSISQKAAIEAYNGPQDFIAMVLPAFDERRRYIVSALNNIPGISCFNPTGAFYAFPQVKNLLAKSFHGQPIDSSLNLCALLLDEAKIAAVPGEAFGAPGYLRLSYATSLENIKNGMERLASFVRQLT; translated from the coding sequence ATGATCAGACTGGCATCCCGGGTTCAACAAATTAAACCCTCCCCCACCCTGGCAATTTCAGCCAAAGCCAAAGCCATGCAGGCTGCCGGAGTTGACGTTATTAATTTTGGTGCCGGTGAACCTGACTTTGATACCCCTGAGAACATTAAAACCGCCGGAATCAAGGCTATTCAAGATGGTTTTACCCGTTACACCGCCGTTCCCGGTATCCCGGAACTGAAAAAAGCCATTCAGCAGAAACTTGAACGGGAAAACGGTCTGAAGTATGAGACCGATGAAATTATCGTTTCCTGCGGCGGTAAGCATTCATTTTACAATATGGCCCAGGCGTTGCTTGATCCGGATGATGAAATTATCGTTCCATCACCCTACTGGGTCTCCTATCCACCCATGATCCAGTTGGCCGGAGGCAAAGCAGTTATCATTCCGACGACCGAAGATCAAGGATTTAAAATTACCCCGGAGCAACTTCGGCAGCATATCTCGGAAAAAACCCGGGCGGTGGTGATTAATTCTCCCTCGAATCCCACCGGTTCCGCCTATTCACCGGCTGAGCTGCAGGAACTGGCGGTGGTTATTGCCGAAAACAATATCCTGATCATCTCCGATGAAATCTATGAACATATCATCTATGATGATTTTACTCAGCAAAGTATCGCGGCAGTAAGTCCGCAGATGAAGGAACGGACCATTATTCTCAACGGGGTTTCAAAAAGCTACGCCATGACCGGCTGGCGCATCGGCTTTACCGCTGCCCCAGCATCACTGGTGGCAGCGATGACTAAGATCCAAAGCCAGAGCACCTCCAACCCCACATCCATTTCCCAGAAGGCTGCCATAGAGGCCTATAACGGCCCCCAGGATTTTATTGCCATGGTCCTGCCGGCCTTTGACGAACGCCGGCGATATATTGTCAGCGCCCTGAACAACATTCCGGGAATCAGCTGTTTCAACCCCACGGGAGCCTTTTACGCTTTCCCCCAGGTCAAAAATCTGCTGGCCAAAAGTTTTCATGGCCAGCCCATTGATTCATCACTGAATTTATGTGCCTTGCTTTTGGATGAAGCTAAGATTGCCGCGGTTCCCGGTGAAGCTTTCGGGGCGCCCGGTTATCTACGCCTGTCTTATGCCACTTCCCTGGAGAATATCAAAAACGGTATGGAACGGCTGGCAAGCTTTGTCCGGCAGTTGACCTAG
- a CDS encoding NUDIX hydrolase, which produces MKSEIMKCPECGYSLPVYHNPVPTVDIIICYQAGIVLIKRRNPPHGWAIPGGFVDYGESLETAAVREALEETSLNVILKGQFHTYSDPGRDPRQHTISTVFLAEGQGELQAGDDAVEAGVFTRDNLPSPIAFDHGSILADYFSNRWSIK; this is translated from the coding sequence ATGAAATCAGAAATCATGAAATGTCCTGAATGCGGATATTCGCTGCCGGTTTACCATAATCCGGTGCCAACCGTTGATATCATCATTTGTTACCAGGCAGGCATTGTGCTGATCAAACGACGCAATCCTCCTCATGGCTGGGCGATTCCCGGAGGCTTTGTTGATTACGGGGAGTCACTTGAAACCGCCGCTGTTCGTGAGGCCTTGGAGGAAACCTCTCTCAATGTAATCCTGAAAGGCCAGTTTCATACCTATTCAGATCCGGGTCGTGATCCCCGGCAGCATACAATCAGCACTGTTTTTCTCGCAGAAGGGCAGGGAGAACTGCAGGCTGGGGATGACGCGGTCGAAGCCGGGGTTTTTACCCGGGACAACCTGCCATCCCCGATAGCCTTTGATCATGGGAGTATCCTGGCGGATTATTTCAGCAATCGCTGGTCGATAAAGTAG
- a CDS encoding CBS domain-containing protein: protein MDIITSHLNADFDALASMLAARHLYPEALMVFPGSQEKSIRNFFLNSYSYAYPFKKLKEIDLEQVTRLIIVDTRQKERIGQFADLVDRPEVEVCLYDHHPDSPGDITSSSEEVIELVGANVTIMVELLRQRNLKVLPDEATVMMIGIYEDTGSLTYDTTSVRDFQAAAYLLQQGANLQMVADVINTTLDSSQVSLLNDLLLSAKEEIIHGQRIVIVEASREAYVPETALIIHRLRDMEKIAVLFALVRMEHKVYLISRSRNQQVDVGHILEHFGGGGHQSAAAAVSRKLTLVQCREKLLAVLDKEVEPSLIAADLMTSPVLTVKEDATLADAASLLTKYNINVLPVVSSDNHTLCGIITRQVVEKGVYHGLQQVQVCDYMTTDYQPVHKDADLLQIQEMIVERNQRFLPVIDEKNQVIGAITRKDLLGVLHAQAIKGSKFHDKASSSRKMSIKNAASLLREQFSKQLIDILHKIGDLADELGIAVFLVGGVVRDLLRRQKNLDIDIVVEGDGIALARAFAKRYNCRCHIHATFQTAVIIFPDNFKIDVASARMEYYDTPASLPKVSGSSLKVDLYRRDFTINTLVICLNRKRFGEMQDHFGAFRDLKEKSIRVLHNLSFVEDPTRIFRAIRFEQKFGFSIGQQTVHLINNAIKMGFIDRLSGVRIINELKMICAETNPLPIFRRLHHFGVLQQVFPGINMDVCLEQLLPAVRDVISWYEYLFLDEKIEKWQVYLLGILNDMEHELAASLVNRLNLEQSVAYEFLDLRRQGIKAAKELTREYLASRRLNNSKLVDVLSSLPLEINLYILAGHKQREVKRAISNYITTLQFIRPELSGNDLIALGLDPGPEFKIILNQLKNARLDGEVKDRDDEIRLVKKWIRKEK, encoded by the coding sequence ATGGATATCATCACCAGCCATTTAAACGCTGACTTTGATGCCCTGGCTTCTATGCTCGCCGCCCGCCATCTCTACCCTGAGGCGCTGATGGTTTTTCCCGGCAGCCAGGAAAAAAGTATCCGGAATTTTTTTCTTAATTCCTATTCTTATGCCTATCCGTTTAAAAAACTGAAAGAAATTGATCTTGAGCAGGTAACCCGGCTGATTATTGTTGATACCCGGCAAAAAGAACGTATAGGCCAGTTTGCCGATCTGGTGGATCGTCCTGAAGTGGAAGTATGCCTTTATGATCATCATCCGGACAGTCCCGGAGATATTACCTCATCATCAGAGGAAGTGATTGAGCTGGTGGGGGCAAACGTTACCATTATGGTGGAATTGCTACGCCAGAGAAATCTTAAGGTTTTGCCGGATGAAGCAACGGTAATGATGATAGGTATCTATGAAGATACCGGTTCACTTACCTATGATACCACCTCTGTGCGCGATTTTCAGGCAGCCGCCTATCTGCTTCAGCAGGGAGCAAACCTGCAGATGGTTGCCGATGTCATCAATACAACCTTGGATAGCAGCCAGGTATCACTGTTGAATGACTTGTTGTTATCGGCTAAAGAAGAGATCATTCATGGTCAGCGAATTGTTATTGTGGAAGCCAGCCGGGAAGCTTATGTTCCGGAAACCGCTCTGATTATCCATCGCCTCCGTGATATGGAAAAGATAGCAGTGCTTTTTGCCCTGGTAAGGATGGAGCATAAAGTTTATCTTATTTCCCGCAGTCGTAATCAACAAGTTGATGTTGGCCATATACTGGAACATTTTGGTGGTGGTGGCCACCAGTCCGCCGCCGCGGCTGTTTCACGGAAATTAACTCTGGTGCAATGCCGGGAGAAATTGCTGGCAGTTCTGGATAAGGAAGTGGAACCATCCCTGATTGCTGCTGACCTTATGACTTCGCCGGTCCTGACGGTTAAGGAAGATGCAACCCTGGCGGATGCCGCGTCTCTGCTGACTAAATATAATATCAATGTTTTGCCGGTGGTAAGTAGCGATAACCATACTTTGTGCGGCATCATAACTCGACAGGTAGTAGAGAAAGGGGTTTACCACGGGTTACAGCAGGTCCAGGTGTGTGATTATATGACTACTGATTACCAGCCGGTACATAAGGATGCTGATTTGCTCCAAATTCAGGAAATGATTGTCGAACGTAACCAGAGATTTCTACCGGTTATCGATGAAAAGAATCAGGTTATCGGGGCCATCACCCGCAAAGATCTGCTTGGTGTTCTCCATGCCCAGGCAATCAAAGGTTCAAAGTTCCATGATAAAGCAAGCAGCAGCCGGAAAATGAGTATAAAAAATGCTGCTTCACTGCTACGGGAACAGTTCAGTAAACAACTGATCGATATTTTGCATAAAATTGGCGATCTGGCGGATGAACTTGGTATCGCTGTTTTTCTGGTTGGCGGAGTTGTCCGCGACCTGCTCAGAAGGCAGAAAAATCTGGATATCGATATTGTGGTCGAAGGTGATGGAATTGCCCTGGCCCGTGCCTTTGCCAAGCGTTATAACTGTCGTTGTCATATCCACGCAACTTTCCAGACCGCGGTTATTATCTTTCCCGATAATTTCAAAATAGATGTGGCCAGTGCCAGGATGGAATATTACGATACTCCCGCAAGCCTGCCAAAAGTATCAGGCAGTTCTTTAAAGGTAGATCTTTATCGTCGTGATTTTACTATAAATACGCTGGTAATATGTTTGAACCGTAAGCGTTTTGGCGAGATGCAGGATCATTTTGGTGCCTTTCGTGATTTAAAGGAAAAGAGTATCCGGGTTCTACATAATTTAAGCTTTGTTGAGGATCCTACCAGAATTTTTCGGGCCATCCGTTTTGAACAGAAATTCGGTTTTTCCATTGGTCAACAGACAGTACATCTCATCAATAACGCGATCAAAATGGGTTTTATTGACCGGCTGTCAGGAGTAAGGATAATCAATGAGCTGAAGATGATTTGTGCCGAAACAAACCCCTTACCGATTTTCCGCCGCCTGCATCATTTCGGGGTCCTGCAGCAGGTTTTTCCCGGAATCAATATGGATGTTTGTCTGGAACAATTACTGCCGGCGGTCCGCGATGTTATCTCCTGGTATGAATACCTTTTTCTGGATGAAAAGATTGAAAAATGGCAGGTCTACCTGCTGGGCATCCTGAATGATATGGAACATGAATTGGCCGCCTCACTGGTAAACCGTCTCAATCTGGAACAATCCGTCGCCTATGAATTTCTCGATCTCCGCCGTCAGGGGATCAAGGCAGCCAAAGAACTGACCAGAGAATATCTGGCAAGCCGGCGGCTGAATAATTCCAAGCTGGTTGACGTATTGTCATCTCTGCCATTGGAAATAAATCTTTACATCCTGGCAGGTCATAAACAAAGGGAGGTAAAGCGGGCAATCTCCAACTATATTACCACTTTGCAGTTTATCAGGCCTGAACTTTCCGGTAATGATTTGATTGCTTTGGGGCTGGATCCAGGCCCGGAGTTTAAAATTATTCTCAATCAGTTAAAAAATGCCCGGCTGGATGGGGAAGTGAAGGACCGGGATGATGAAATCAGGCTGGTAAAGAAATGGATAAGGAAGGAAAAATGA